In the genome of Flaviflexus ciconiae, one region contains:
- a CDS encoding fumarylacetoacetate hydrolase family protein: MSATVVSQTLDHSVGTIVAVHLSYPSRAAQRGRTPKETSCFLKAASRLTGPGEVVRPEGTELLVFEAEIALVIGKAGRHISEEDAWSHVGWVIAGNDMGLLDFRAADKGSNVRSKSGDGMTPVGPQLIDATKVDPATLRIKATVDGKVVQDDSSSTLLFSFSHFIADLSLFMTLEPGDIILTGTPAGSSVLQPGQTVTVEVFSETDPSLTSGELTTTVVAGPALADIGSAPAADDKQRIDEWGSPEEAGLEPEFELPPNCASAS; this comes from the coding sequence TTGAGTGCCACAGTCGTTTCCCAGACACTCGATCACTCCGTGGGGACGATCGTCGCTGTCCACCTCTCTTACCCGTCCCGTGCCGCCCAGCGCGGACGCACCCCGAAGGAAACGTCGTGCTTCCTGAAGGCCGCCTCCCGTCTGACCGGCCCCGGCGAGGTTGTTCGCCCCGAGGGTACCGAGCTGCTCGTCTTCGAAGCAGAGATTGCCCTCGTGATTGGCAAGGCTGGCCGCCACATCTCCGAAGAGGATGCCTGGTCGCACGTCGGCTGGGTGATCGCAGGTAACGACATGGGTCTGCTCGATTTCCGCGCCGCGGATAAGGGCTCGAATGTTCGCTCGAAGTCCGGTGATGGCATGACCCCCGTTGGTCCGCAGCTCATCGATGCAACCAAGGTCGATCCAGCAACGCTACGCATTAAGGCCACGGTTGATGGCAAGGTTGTTCAGGACGACTCCTCCTCCACCCTGCTGTTCAGCTTTTCCCACTTCATTGCGGACCTGTCCCTCTTCATGACTCTGGAGCCGGGCGACATTATCCTCACGGGAACGCCTGCCGGCTCTTCCGTTCTCCAGCCCGGCCAGACCGTCACCGTCGAGGTGTTCTCCGAGACCGATCCGTCGCTTACTTCCGGTGAGCTCACCACCACTGTTGTTGCCGGCCCGGCACTCGCTGACATTGGTTCGGCACCTGCTGCCGATGACAAGCAGCGGATTGATGAGTGGGGTTCGCCTGAAGAGGCCGGTCTTGAGCCCGAGTTTGAGCTGCCCCCGAACTGCGCGAGCGCCTCTTGA
- a CDS encoding RraA family protein, which translates to MNVAVATLSSVLRKHGYANVSIDGVHPIVVGTTIIGTARTLRYVAHRPDLFKAKGGGFNAQKRAIDTVNEGEVLVMEARGWAMAGTLGDILALRTRVRGPGRHGVSNVFYLYLRDPDGLRVEIYT; encoded by the coding sequence TTGAACGTTGCCGTTGCGACCCTGTCCTCGGTTCTTCGAAAGCACGGCTACGCCAATGTCTCCATTGACGGCGTGCACCCGATCGTTGTGGGCACGACGATTATTGGCACTGCCCGCACGCTTCGCTACGTTGCTCACCGTCCAGACCTGTTCAAGGCGAAGGGTGGCGGCTTCAACGCACAGAAGCGCGCCATCGACACCGTTAACGAGGGTGAAGTGCTGGTCATGGAGGCCCGGGGATGGGCGATGGCGGGAACGCTCGGTGACATTCTTGCTCTGCGTACCAGGGTGCGCGGCCCGGGCCGCCATGGTGTGTCGAACGTCTTCTACCTTTACCTGCGCGATCCGGACGGTCTCCGCGTCGAGATCTACACGTAG
- a CDS encoding FAA hydrolase family protein yields MLDRTAIDQIASELAEADRTRELIPRMTKRFPDATVEDSYEIQGVWRDQQIAAGRRLVGRKIGLTSKAMQAATGITEPDYGVMFDDTVYENGSIIDYNRFLNVRIEVELAFLLKAPSRAHTAQFLTYCEQPNMLFPHSRSSTRTSSLKAAPSLTQSPIMPPTAAW; encoded by the coding sequence ATGCTAGACAGAACAGCGATCGACCAGATCGCCAGCGAGCTCGCCGAAGCTGACAGGACCCGCGAGCTCATTCCCCGAATGACGAAACGGTTCCCCGACGCCACGGTTGAGGACTCGTACGAGATCCAGGGAGTGTGGCGTGACCAGCAGATCGCTGCTGGGCGGCGCCTCGTCGGCCGAAAGATCGGCCTTACCTCGAAAGCCATGCAGGCGGCCACCGGAATCACCGAACCCGACTACGGCGTCATGTTCGATGACACGGTGTACGAGAATGGTTCGATCATCGACTACAACCGGTTCCTCAATGTCCGCATCGAAGTTGAACTTGCTTTCCTCCTGAAGGCCCCCTCGAGGGCCCACACTGCTCAATTTTTGACGTACTGCGAGCAACCGAATATGTTGTTCCCGCACTCGAGATCCTCAACTCGCACATCGAGCTTGAAGGCCGCACCATCGTTGACACAATCTCCGATAATGCCGCCTACGGCGGCATGGTGA
- a CDS encoding FAA hydrolase family protein, whose product MVIGGNPTKPDTVDLRWVSALLYKNETIEETGVAAGVLNHPATGVAWLANKFHQHGSRLEAGELILAGSFTRPMWVEQGDSVLCDYGPLGRCHVGSSRTPAHLRPGPCQIHSLPGGHVDQLGKHH is encoded by the coding sequence ATGGTGATCGGCGGCAATCCGACGAAACCGGATACCGTTGACCTGCGCTGGGTATCGGCCCTGCTTTACAAGAACGAAACGATTGAGGAAACGGGCGTTGCCGCCGGTGTCCTCAACCACCCGGCCACGGGCGTGGCCTGGCTGGCCAACAAGTTCCACCAGCACGGTTCCCGCCTCGAAGCGGGCGAACTTATCCTCGCAGGCTCGTTCACTCGACCCATGTGGGTGGAGCAGGGCGACAGCGTGCTGTGCGACTACGGCCCGTTGGGTCGGTGTCATGTCGGTTCGTCTAGAACTCCCGCCCACCTTCGGCCAGGTCCTTGCCAAATCCACTCGCTCCCAGGTGGGCATGTGGATCAGCTCGGGAAGCACCATTAA